The following are encoded in a window of Streptomyces sp. Go-475 genomic DNA:
- a CDS encoding YbaK/EbsC family protein → MSPFEQILDLLDREKATYRVVEHPAEGRSEEVSAVRGTTVSQGAKALVCRVKGIESPAVLAVLAGDRRADLKKVVAAVEGKKGGFAPSELAEQLTGCVVGAIPPLSLSGTLPVVVDEEFLAAHEEIAFNAGRLDRSVVMATEDYVRIVAPAVAPIAAPAVPAAAE, encoded by the coding sequence TTGAGTCCCTTCGAGCAGATCCTCGACCTCCTCGACCGGGAGAAGGCCACGTACCGCGTGGTCGAGCACCCGGCCGAAGGACGCTCCGAGGAGGTGTCCGCGGTGCGCGGCACGACCGTGTCGCAGGGCGCGAAGGCGCTCGTGTGCCGGGTGAAGGGGATCGAGTCCCCGGCGGTGCTGGCCGTGCTGGCGGGGGACCGGCGCGCGGACCTGAAGAAGGTCGTCGCCGCGGTCGAGGGCAAGAAGGGCGGGTTCGCCCCGTCCGAACTGGCCGAGCAGCTCACCGGCTGCGTGGTCGGCGCCATCCCGCCGCTGTCGCTGTCCGGCACGCTGCCCGTCGTGGTGGACGAGGAGTTCCTCGCGGCCCACGAGGAGATCGCCTTCAACGCGGGGCGGCTGGACCGGTCGGTGGTCATGGCCACGGAGGACTACGTCCGGATCGTGGCGCCCGCAGTGGCGCCCATCGCGGCGCCGGCGGTCCCGGCCGCCGCGGAGTAG
- a CDS encoding EamA family transporter, translating into MRIGAQFVALACAWGSSFLFIKVALEGMTPAQVVWGRLVLGALALCVVMAVTRSRIPRDPGLWLRLSVVSVLLCVVPFLLFSWAEQHIDSGMASILNATTPLLTLAVGAVALANERLDKRRTAGLLAGFAGVLVLIGPAGLAGGGGHLLAELACLGATACYGVAFVCLRRFVTPYGLPAVSVAFVQVTIGALIMLAATPWLAAPAPRVDTPIALSMLALGALSTGLAYLWNNNIVQAWGAVNAAAVTYLTPVVGVTAGVLLLGERLTWNQPLGAVLVIAGIMAAHGTLPRPARRPATAPQQAPVAPVEERAAR; encoded by the coding sequence GTGCGCATCGGGGCACAGTTCGTCGCGCTGGCCTGCGCGTGGGGCTCCAGTTTCCTGTTCATCAAGGTCGCGCTGGAGGGGATGACGCCCGCTCAGGTCGTCTGGGGCCGGCTGGTGCTGGGCGCGCTGGCGCTCTGCGTGGTCATGGCGGTGACCCGCAGCAGGATCCCCCGGGATCCCGGCCTGTGGCTGCGGCTGTCCGTCGTGTCCGTGCTGCTGTGCGTCGTGCCGTTCCTGCTCTTCTCCTGGGCCGAGCAGCACATCGACTCCGGCATGGCGAGCATCCTCAACGCCACCACCCCGCTGCTCACGCTCGCGGTCGGCGCGGTCGCCCTGGCGAACGAGCGGCTCGACAAGCGCCGTACGGCGGGACTGCTCGCCGGGTTCGCGGGGGTCCTGGTGCTGATCGGCCCGGCGGGCCTGGCCGGCGGCGGCGGGCACCTCCTGGCCGAGCTGGCCTGTCTGGGCGCCACCGCCTGTTACGGCGTCGCCTTCGTCTGCCTGCGCCGGTTCGTCACCCCGTACGGGCTGCCCGCCGTCAGCGTCGCCTTCGTGCAGGTCACCATCGGCGCGCTCATCATGCTGGCCGCCACCCCCTGGCTGGCGGCGCCGGCGCCCCGCGTCGACACGCCGATCGCGCTGAGCATGCTGGCGCTGGGTGCCCTGAGCACCGGCCTCGCCTACCTGTGGAACAACAACATCGTCCAGGCGTGGGGCGCGGTGAACGCCGCCGCGGTCACCTATCTCACCCCGGTCGTCGGAGTCACGGCGGGTGTGCTCCTGCTGGGGGAGCGGCTGACGTGGAACCAGCCGCTCGGGGCGGTACTGGTCATCGCCGGGATCATGGCGGCCCACGGCACACTGCCCCGCCCGGCCCGACGACCGGCCACCGCCCCACAGCAGGCGCCCGTCGCCCCCGTGGAGGAACGCGCGGCCCGCTGA
- a CDS encoding glycosyltransferase: MGAPRIAVAVVTMGNRPDEVDALLRSVAKQDVPPERIVIVGNGCPLPEFARRLSLPGEVTAIELDENLGCPGGRNAALARLREFGDIDVVVDLDDDGLLVDADVLRRVRDLYAADDRLGIVGFRIADELGETQQRHVPRIGNSDPQRGGYVTGFLGGGHALRMAMLDQIGDWPAEFFFAHEETDLAWRAADAGWRILYAPELLLQHPKTSPARHAIYYRVNARNRVWLARRRLPLPLVPVHLGVWVLLTLARNRSGAGLRAWFGGFVEGVRESAGERRPMRWRTVWRLTRLGRPPVI, encoded by the coding sequence ATGGGGGCGCCCAGGATCGCCGTCGCCGTGGTCACGATGGGCAACCGGCCCGACGAGGTCGACGCGCTGCTGCGGTCGGTGGCCAAGCAGGACGTGCCGCCCGAGCGGATCGTGATCGTCGGCAACGGCTGCCCGCTGCCCGAGTTCGCCCGGCGGCTGTCGCTGCCCGGCGAGGTCACCGCCATCGAGCTCGACGAGAACCTCGGCTGCCCCGGCGGGCGGAACGCGGCCCTGGCGCGGCTGCGGGAGTTCGGCGACATCGACGTCGTGGTGGACCTGGACGACGACGGTCTGCTCGTCGACGCCGATGTGCTGCGCCGCGTCCGGGACCTCTACGCCGCCGACGACCGGCTCGGCATCGTCGGCTTCCGCATCGCCGACGAACTGGGCGAGACCCAGCAGCGGCACGTGCCCCGGATCGGCAACTCCGACCCCCAGCGGGGCGGATACGTCACCGGGTTCCTCGGCGGCGGGCACGCGCTGCGCATGGCGATGCTCGACCAGATCGGCGACTGGCCCGCCGAGTTCTTCTTCGCGCACGAGGAGACCGACCTGGCGTGGCGCGCGGCCGACGCGGGCTGGCGCATCCTCTACGCGCCCGAACTGCTCCTCCAGCACCCGAAGACCTCGCCCGCCCGGCACGCCATCTACTACCGCGTGAACGCCCGCAACCGGGTCTGGCTGGCCCGCCGCCGGCTGCCGCTCCCGCTCGTCCCCGTCCATCTGGGCGTCTGGGTGCTGCTCACCCTCGCGCGGAACCGGTCCGGTGCCGGGCTGCGGGCGTGGTTCGGCGGATTCGTGGAAGGGGTGCGGGAGTCGGCGGGAGAGCGGCGGCCCATGCGCTGGCGTACGGTGTGGCGGCTCACCCGGCTGGGGCGTCCGCCCGTCATCTGA
- a CDS encoding tetratricopeptide repeat protein, with product MPGVGKSALALHVAHALAERFPDGQLYLNLHGATPGMTPLTPGQALTALLRDLGTEPGRIPELPDAAAALLRSLLAPTRTLLVLDDAASAAQVRPLLPGGAGCAVIVTSRSPLTALDGVARFPLAPLSDDESADLLRAASGRAGLDGSDAARLLVELTGRLPLALRVVAARLAARQALAPDVLVGQLAAADDRLRHLEYDDLSVRRSLAVAQDALAASEREADRDAALTLRRIGALDLPTYGAPLLARLTGTGETRTEAALDRLVDVALLEETAYGRYAPHDLVRAFARERAKERETDPTDPTDTTDAADTTDATDTALRWYAAVAERALAAILGPGPDQDDRRRPTAARPAAGHPAHDDEVAPFDTPEAAFAWGDRELANIVTLVERHADDPCGRRAALVSALVRLVFPYAHRRGRVPEMEVLGRVGLRVARRLGDAAAEAYALVDLAGLHFLTGRQTEALSLNDRALDLWRRLDHPSWIRRCLNNRGLLLEGLGRHAEAGEALTRSLEYARRLGDPYGEAVTHSHLGNLYEHTDPRAAIEQHRLSLALGEEIGAVIVRHSAHCNIGYAHLRLGEPDAALPHFEESLRILGGQGDWHGESQTRLGLVRALRLLGRTGRAARECAELLGRAEARADRYTAGLARHQNGLLLRERGRPGEAREEWGRALAALEGTDEHAVVAELRALLAAEG from the coding sequence ATGCCCGGTGTCGGCAAGAGCGCCCTCGCGCTGCACGTCGCGCACGCGCTGGCGGAACGTTTCCCCGACGGGCAGCTCTACCTCAACCTGCACGGCGCGACCCCCGGCATGACCCCCCTCACCCCGGGCCAGGCACTCACCGCCCTGCTGCGCGACCTCGGCACCGAACCCGGACGTATCCCCGAACTGCCCGACGCGGCCGCCGCGTTGCTGCGCTCCCTGCTCGCTCCGACCCGCACGCTCCTGGTGCTGGACGACGCCGCGAGCGCCGCCCAGGTACGACCGCTGCTGCCCGGCGGAGCCGGCTGCGCGGTGATCGTCACCAGCCGTTCACCGCTCACCGCCCTCGACGGCGTCGCCCGCTTCCCGCTCGCCCCGCTGTCGGACGACGAGAGCGCCGACCTCCTGCGCGCGGCCTCGGGCCGTGCCGGCCTGGACGGTTCGGACGCCGCCCGGCTCCTCGTCGAACTGACCGGCCGCCTGCCCCTGGCCCTGCGCGTCGTGGCCGCCCGGCTGGCCGCCCGGCAGGCCCTCGCCCCGGACGTCCTGGTCGGTCAACTGGCCGCCGCGGACGACCGGTTGCGACACCTGGAGTACGACGACCTGAGCGTCCGCCGCTCCCTGGCCGTCGCGCAGGACGCGCTCGCGGCCTCCGAGCGCGAGGCCGACCGGGACGCGGCGCTCACCCTGCGCCGCATCGGCGCGCTCGACCTGCCCACGTACGGCGCCCCCCTGCTCGCCCGCCTCACCGGCACCGGCGAGACGCGCACCGAGGCCGCCCTGGACCGGCTCGTCGACGTGGCCCTGCTGGAGGAGACCGCGTACGGCCGCTACGCCCCGCACGACCTGGTGCGCGCCTTCGCCCGCGAGCGGGCGAAGGAACGGGAGACGGACCCCACCGACCCCACCGACACCACCGACGCCGCAGACACCACCGACGCCACCGACACCGCCCTGCGCTGGTACGCCGCCGTCGCCGAGCGCGCCCTCGCCGCCATCCTCGGCCCCGGCCCCGACCAGGACGACCGCCGCCGCCCCACCGCCGCCCGGCCCGCCGCCGGCCATCCGGCACACGACGACGAGGTCGCCCCCTTCGACACCCCCGAGGCGGCCTTCGCCTGGGGCGACCGGGAACTGGCGAACATCGTCACCCTGGTCGAGCGGCACGCGGACGATCCGTGCGGCCGGCGCGCGGCCCTGGTCTCCGCGCTGGTCCGGCTGGTCTTCCCCTACGCGCACCGCCGGGGCCGCGTCCCCGAGATGGAGGTGCTCGGCCGGGTGGGCCTCCGGGTCGCGCGGCGGCTCGGTGACGCCGCGGCGGAGGCGTACGCGCTGGTCGACCTCGCGGGGCTGCACTTCCTGACCGGCCGCCAGACGGAAGCCCTCTCCCTCAACGACCGCGCGCTGGACCTCTGGCGGCGGCTGGACCACCCGTCCTGGATCCGGCGCTGCCTCAACAACCGCGGCCTGCTGCTGGAGGGGCTCGGCCGGCACGCCGAGGCGGGGGAGGCGCTGACGCGGAGCCTGGAGTACGCGCGGCGGCTGGGCGATCCGTACGGCGAGGCCGTCACCCACAGCCACCTCGGCAACCTCTACGAGCACACCGACCCGCGGGCCGCCATCGAGCAGCACCGGCTCTCGCTCGCGCTCGGGGAGGAGATCGGCGCCGTGATCGTGCGCCACTCGGCGCACTGCAACATCGGCTACGCCCATCTGCGGCTCGGGGAACCGGACGCCGCCCTCCCGCACTTCGAGGAGAGCCTGCGCATCCTCGGCGGTCAGGGCGACTGGCACGGCGAGTCCCAGACCCGGCTCGGTCTGGTCCGCGCCCTGCGGCTGCTGGGCCGCACCGGGCGGGCCGCCCGCGAGTGCGCCGAGCTGCTGGGCCGGGCCGAGGCCCGCGCCGACCGCTACACCGCCGGTCTCGCCCGCCACCAGAACGGGCTGCTGCTGCGCGAGCGGGGGCGTCCCGGCGAGGCGCGCGAGGAGTGGGGCAGGGCGCTCGCGGCGCTGGAGGGGACGGACGAGCACGCGGTGGTCGCGGAACTCCGCGCGCTGCTGGCCGCCGAGGGATGA
- a CDS encoding bifunctional 3'-5' exonuclease/DNA polymerase, producing the protein MTDRWALAPAEDGGVDVAPLGPDGLPAGPVRREADPAEAVRSRPGVTRWVWRSTAEVYPRLLATGVRVERCYDIEAAETLLLGHEGRYGEPRSAAAALARLRGGPVPPDPPPRSAEPGSQSSLFEPQGVPLPLPDLLAVYAEQQRRHERAEHPDRMRLLTAAESAGMLVAAEMNRSGLPWSAEVHRAVLHDLLGERYAGGGEPRRLAELADEVSAAFGRRVRPDLPADVIKAFAQAGVKVSSTRRWEIESVDHPAVKPLIEYKKLYRIWVAHGWSWLQDWVRDGRFRPEFLAGGTVTGRWVTNGGGGLQIPKVIRRAVVADPGWRLVVADADQMEPRVLAAISRDPGLMEVAGRESDLYQSVSDRAFSGDRDQAKLAVLGAVYGQTSGDGLKNLAALRRRFPRAVAYVDEAARAGEEGRLVRTWLGRTCPPAVRAADEGTEEAGIPLAEDDPQQWVPGYASTNARARGRFARNFVVQGSAADWALLLLAALRRTCADLAAELVFFQHDEVIVHCPEEETGTVVAAIREAADLAGRLTFGETPVRFPFTTAVVECYADAK; encoded by the coding sequence ATGACCGACCGGTGGGCACTCGCTCCGGCCGAGGACGGTGGCGTGGACGTCGCCCCCCTCGGTCCGGACGGGCTGCCCGCCGGGCCGGTGCGGCGGGAGGCGGATCCCGCCGAGGCCGTGCGGAGCCGTCCCGGCGTCACGCGGTGGGTGTGGCGGTCCACCGCCGAGGTCTACCCGCGTCTGCTCGCCACGGGGGTGCGAGTCGAGCGGTGCTACGACATCGAGGCCGCCGAGACACTCCTCCTCGGCCACGAGGGGCGGTACGGGGAACCCCGCTCGGCCGCGGCCGCCCTGGCCCGGCTGCGCGGCGGCCCCGTACCGCCCGATCCGCCGCCGCGCTCCGCCGAACCGGGCTCCCAGTCCTCCCTGTTCGAGCCGCAGGGCGTCCCGCTGCCCCTGCCGGACCTCCTCGCGGTCTACGCCGAGCAGCAGCGGCGGCACGAACGGGCCGAGCACCCCGACCGCATGCGCCTGCTGACGGCCGCCGAGTCGGCGGGCATGCTGGTGGCCGCCGAGATGAACCGCTCCGGGCTGCCCTGGAGCGCCGAGGTGCACCGGGCCGTGCTGCACGACCTGCTGGGCGAGCGGTACGCGGGCGGCGGCGAGCCCCGCCGCCTGGCCGAGCTGGCCGACGAGGTGTCCGCCGCGTTCGGCAGACGCGTCCGCCCCGACCTGCCCGCCGACGTGATCAAGGCCTTCGCGCAGGCCGGCGTCAAGGTCTCCTCCACCCGCCGCTGGGAGATCGAGTCCGTCGACCACCCGGCCGTGAAGCCCCTGATCGAGTACAAGAAGCTGTACCGCATCTGGGTCGCCCACGGCTGGTCCTGGCTCCAGGACTGGGTGCGCGACGGCCGGTTCAGACCCGAGTTCCTCGCGGGCGGGACGGTCACCGGGCGCTGGGTGACCAACGGCGGGGGCGGGCTGCAGATCCCCAAGGTGATCCGGCGGGCGGTGGTCGCCGACCCCGGCTGGCGGCTCGTCGTCGCCGACGCCGACCAGATGGAACCGCGCGTCCTGGCCGCCATCTCGCGCGACCCGGGGCTGATGGAGGTGGCCGGCCGGGAGAGCGACCTGTACCAGTCGGTGTCCGACCGGGCCTTCTCCGGCGACCGCGACCAGGCCAAACTCGCCGTGCTCGGCGCGGTCTACGGGCAGACCTCCGGTGACGGCCTGAAGAACCTCGCCGCGCTCCGGCGCCGCTTTCCCCGGGCGGTGGCGTACGTCGACGAGGCGGCGCGGGCCGGGGAGGAGGGCCGCCTGGTGCGGACCTGGCTGGGCCGCACGTGTCCCCCGGCGGTCCGGGCGGCCGACGAGGGCACGGAGGAGGCGGGCATCCCCCTCGCCGAGGACGACCCGCAGCAGTGGGTGCCCGGCTACGCCTCCACCAACGCCCGCGCCCGGGGCCGCTTCGCCCGGAACTTCGTCGTCCAGGGCAGCGCCGCCGACTGGGCCCTGCTGCTGCTCGCCGCACTGCGCAGGACCTGCGCGGACCTCGCGGCCGAGCTGGTCTTCTTCCAGCACGACGAGGTGATCGTGCACTGCCCCGAGGAGGAGACCGGGACGGTCGTGGCGGCGATCCGCGAGGCGGCGGACCTGGCCGGGCGGCTGACCTTCGGGGAGACGCCGGTGCGGTTCCCCTTCACGACGGCGGTGGTGGAGTGCTATGCGGACGCCAAGTAG
- a CDS encoding Clp protease N-terminal domain-containing protein: protein MTTNPTITSSVRLDDLIAAIKKVHQEPLEQLQDAVLAADHLGEVADHLIGHFVDQARRSGASWTDIGKSMGVTRQAAQKRFVPKESADLDPSQGFNRYTPRARNTVMAAHNAAKTARNAEGVPEHLVLGLLAEPDGLAAKAIVEQGVSLDAVRAAATAALPPAVEEAPELVPYGQAAKKVLELTFREALRLGHNYIGTEHILLALLEHENGEGVLSGLGIGKERTERYVAEALVKITQAQKDVPDAS from the coding sequence ATGACGACGAACCCCACCATCACGTCATCCGTGCGCCTCGACGACCTCATCGCGGCGATCAAGAAGGTTCACCAGGAACCCCTCGAACAGCTCCAGGACGCGGTACTCGCCGCCGATCACCTCGGCGAGGTGGCCGACCACCTGATCGGCCACTTCGTCGACCAGGCCCGGCGTTCGGGCGCCTCCTGGACGGACATCGGCAAGAGCATGGGGGTCACCCGGCAGGCCGCGCAGAAGCGGTTCGTGCCGAAGGAGTCGGCCGACCTGGACCCGAGCCAGGGCTTCAACCGCTACACGCCCCGCGCCCGCAACACGGTGATGGCGGCGCACAACGCGGCCAAGACCGCGCGCAACGCCGAGGGCGTGCCCGAGCACCTCGTCCTCGGCCTGCTGGCCGAGCCCGACGGTCTCGCCGCGAAGGCGATCGTCGAGCAGGGCGTCTCGCTCGACGCGGTCCGCGCGGCGGCGACCGCCGCACTGCCGCCCGCCGTCGAGGAGGCCCCGGAGCTCGTGCCGTACGGCCAGGCCGCCAAGAAGGTCCTGGAACTCACCTTCCGCGAGGCCCTGCGCCTGGGCCACAACTACATCGGCACCGAGCACATCCTGCTCGCCCTGCTGGAGCACGAGAACGGCGAGGGCGTCCTCAGCGGACTCGGCATCGGCAAGGAGCGGACCGAGCGGTACGTGGCCGAGGCGCTGGTGAAGATCACGCAGGCGCAGAAGGACGTGCCGGACGCGTCCTGA
- a CDS encoding DUF2786 domain-containing protein has translation MGTTPTVTAWHHRPVSTSTTVDRAFEAALYETGETALDTGASLLASDPAADAELVRRGEEFVAAAWRRGWQPADVVRIVRRELDDVHALLAAELIRAQAPHDRPRGRRWSAQLAELPAGAPPRADRFSHATAVLELYRLLLRLPALESLDEASGEARPESRMLTRIRALLAKAEATGFPEEAEALSAKAQELMARHSVDEALLAARAPSPDTPGACRIGVEPPYEQAKAVLLDAVATANHCRAVWNEPLGFSTVVGFETDLEAVELLHTSLLVQATTAMTKAEAAQRAGGRKRTKAFRQAFLAAYAHRVGTRLAAAAESQVSDDLLPVLASRELAVTGRLDRMFPETTTTRLRGVRDEAGWTEGAQAADRARLRHRPPLR, from the coding sequence ATGGGCACCACCCCCACGGTGACGGCGTGGCACCATCGGCCCGTGAGTACGTCCACCACCGTCGACCGCGCGTTCGAAGCGGCCCTGTACGAGACCGGCGAGACGGCCCTCGACACCGGCGCGTCCCTGCTCGCCTCCGACCCGGCGGCCGACGCCGAACTGGTCCGGCGCGGGGAGGAGTTCGTGGCCGCGGCCTGGCGGCGCGGCTGGCAGCCGGCCGACGTCGTACGGATCGTCCGGCGCGAGCTGGACGACGTCCACGCGCTCCTCGCGGCGGAGCTGATCCGCGCGCAGGCGCCGCACGACCGGCCCCGTGGCCGCCGCTGGAGCGCTCAGCTCGCCGAGCTCCCCGCCGGCGCCCCGCCCCGCGCCGACCGCTTCTCCCACGCCACGGCCGTACTGGAGCTGTACCGCCTGCTGCTGCGCCTGCCCGCGCTGGAATCCCTCGACGAGGCGTCCGGGGAGGCGAGGCCCGAGTCCCGCATGCTCACCCGCATCCGCGCCCTGCTCGCCAAGGCGGAGGCGACCGGGTTCCCCGAGGAGGCGGAGGCGCTGAGCGCCAAGGCGCAGGAGCTGATGGCCCGGCACAGCGTCGACGAGGCGCTGCTCGCGGCCCGGGCGCCCTCGCCCGACACGCCCGGGGCCTGCCGGATCGGGGTCGAGCCGCCGTACGAGCAGGCCAAGGCGGTGCTGCTGGACGCGGTCGCCACCGCCAACCACTGCCGGGCGGTGTGGAACGAGCCCCTCGGCTTCTCCACCGTCGTCGGCTTCGAAACCGACCTGGAGGCCGTCGAACTCCTCCACACCTCACTCCTGGTGCAGGCCACGACCGCGATGACGAAGGCGGAGGCGGCCCAGCGCGCGGGGGGACGCAAGCGCACCAAGGCGTTCCGGCAGGCTTTCCTCGCGGCCTACGCCCACCGCGTCGGCACCCGCCTGGCGGCCGCCGCCGAGAGCCAGGTGTCCGACGACCTGCTCCCGGTCCTCGCCTCCCGCGAACTCGCCGTCACGGGACGGCTGGACCGCATGTTCCCGGAGACGACCACCACCCGCCTGCGCGGCGTGCGCGACGAGGCGGGCTGGACGGAGGGCGCGCAGGCGGCGGACCGGGCCCGGCTGAGGCACCGGCCGCCGCTGCGCTGA
- a CDS encoding DUF4232 domain-containing protein gives MRTLPLTLAAALAATLLLTACDDGGSGSSGASGDDAKNADPGNGSACALSGLGVEVGAGAAPAAGDTGTVTVTLTNKGAECTLKGFPAVDLLAESSTTDVLPEEGAQAQPLTLGKGATTSFTITYVRGEADPAKSLVVHAASFTLPGAPKDAHELKWSYGPVARPDDGGRARATVSGFESAGD, from the coding sequence ATGCGCACCTTGCCCCTCACCCTGGCCGCCGCCCTCGCCGCGACCCTCCTGCTCACCGCCTGCGACGACGGCGGCTCCGGCAGCTCAGGCGCCTCAGGCGACGACGCGAAGAACGCGGATCCCGGTAACGGCTCGGCCTGCGCACTGTCCGGCCTGGGCGTCGAGGTCGGGGCCGGCGCCGCCCCGGCCGCCGGGGACACCGGCACCGTCACCGTGACGCTGACCAACAAGGGCGCGGAGTGCACCCTGAAGGGCTTCCCGGCCGTGGACCTCCTGGCCGAGAGCAGCACCACCGACGTGCTCCCGGAGGAAGGCGCCCAGGCCCAGCCGCTCACCCTCGGGAAGGGGGCCACCACGTCCTTCACGATCACCTACGTCCGCGGTGAGGCCGACCCCGCGAAGAGCCTCGTCGTGCACGCGGCGTCCTTCACCCTGCCCGGTGCCCCCAAGGACGCGCACGAACTCAAGTGGTCCTACGGCCCGGTCGCCCGGCCGGACGACGGCGGCCGGGCGCGGGCCACGGTGAGCGGCTTCGAGTCCGCCGGCGACTGA
- the rpsN gene encoding 30S ribosomal protein S14: MAKKSKIAKNDKRQEIVARYAARRAELKEIIRRPSSTDAERLAAQAELRRQPRDASATRVRNRDQVDGRPRGYFRAFGLSRVSLREQAHAGYLPGVRKSSW; this comes from the coding sequence ATGGCCAAGAAGAGCAAGATCGCGAAGAACGACAAGCGGCAGGAGATCGTCGCGCGGTACGCCGCCCGGCGGGCCGAGCTGAAGGAGATCATCCGGCGGCCGTCGTCGACGGATGCCGAACGGCTCGCCGCGCAGGCGGAGCTGCGCAGGCAGCCGCGCGACGCGAGCGCCACGCGGGTGCGCAACCGCGACCAGGTGGACGGCCGGCCGCGCGGCTACTTCCGGGCCTTCGGGCTGTCCCGGGTGAGTCTGCGGGAGCAGGCGCACGCGGGGTATCTGCCCGGTGTGCGGAAGTCGTCCTGGTAA
- the rpmB gene encoding 50S ribosomal protein L28 — translation MSAHCMLTGTQPGFGNRISHSHRRTSRRFDPNIQSKRYWLPSEGRYVRLRLSARAIKTVDTIGIEAAVARIRARGVKV, via the coding sequence ATGTCCGCGCACTGCATGCTGACCGGCACCCAGCCCGGCTTCGGCAACCGCATCTCGCACTCGCACCGGCGCACGTCACGCCGGTTCGACCCCAACATCCAGTCCAAGCGCTACTGGCTGCCGAGCGAGGGCCGGTACGTCCGGCTCCGGCTCAGCGCCAGGGCGATCAAGACCGTCGACACGATCGGGATCGAGGCGGCCGTCGCCCGGATCCGCGCCCGGGGAGTGAAGGTCTGA
- the rpmG gene encoding 50S ribosomal protein L33 — MARNELRPVIKLRSTAGTGYTYVTRKNRRNDPDRLTLRKFDPVVGRHVDFREER; from the coding sequence ATGGCACGCAACGAACTCCGCCCGGTCATCAAGCTCCGGTCCACCGCCGGGACCGGCTACACCTACGTGACCCGCAAGAACCGTCGCAACGACCCGGACCGACTCACCCTGCGCAAGTTCGATCCGGTCGTCGGCCGCCACGTCGACTTCCGAGAGGAGCGCTGA
- a CDS encoding type B 50S ribosomal protein L31, protein MRKGIHPEYGPVVFRDRAANYAFLTRSTMTSEKTIEWEDGNTYPVVDVEISDVSHPFYTGTARVLDTAGRVERFERRYGKKG, encoded by the coding sequence ATGCGCAAGGGAATCCACCCCGAGTACGGGCCCGTCGTCTTCCGCGACCGTGCCGCGAACTACGCCTTCCTCACCCGTTCGACCATGACGAGCGAGAAGACGATCGAGTGGGAGGACGGCAACACCTACCCGGTCGTCGACGTCGAGATCTCCGACGTCAGCCACCCCTTCTACACCGGCACCGCCCGCGTCCTGGACACCGCCGGCCGCGTCGAGCGCTTCGAGCGCCGGTACGGAAAGAAGGGCTGA